TTACAAAACCAAAAGCCTTTCCCACAATATTAGGATTAAGTTCTCCTGCTCTCGGTAATGTACCGTCCAGCCTACCATTTATATGTTCATTTCCCAAATAACCTTTCAACAACTCTTCTATCATTGGGTACCCGTCTTCGAGAACAATCACTTCGTCGCATTCCGACATAATATGTTCAACTTTCTTTCTCGGCATAGGATACTGTGTGATTTTCAGTAAAGGAAAATCTATGCCTTCCGGAAAGTTTTCCATTAAATAATTATATGTTATTCCGCAGGCTATAACTCCTTTTGACTTGTCTTTTCCTTCGAAATATTGATTGTATGGAGACTCCTCCGAGTGATCAATAAAATTATCAAATTTACCTAACAGCTCTTTATACTGCATTCTCGCTATAGACGGCAGTAATATAAATTGATTAGGGTCTTCCGGTAAAGTAACGTCATTCTGAACCCTTCTTTTCTCAATTGTTTCCACACCCGCCCTTGAATGAGCTAAACGCGTAGTAATTCTCAATAGAACAGGTACTTTTAGCTTTTCTGACAATTCGAAGCCATAAATAACCATTTCGTAAGCCTCTTGCTGATTTGATGGTTCAAGTATAGGTATCTGGGCAAACTTTCCATAAAATCGGCTGTCTTGTTCATTCTGAGAAGAATGCATCGACGGATCATCGGCAGAAACTACCACCAGTCCTCCATTTACACCTGTTATAGCACTATTAATAAAAGCATCGGCAGCAACATTTAAACCAACATGTTTCATAGCAACCATTGCACGTTTTCCTGCATATGACATTCCCAAGGCAGCCTCCATAGAAGTTTTTTCGTTCGACGACCATGTCATATGAATCTTCAAGCCTTTTGCTTCGTTTGAATGCTGTATATATTCCATTATTTCTGTTGAAGGAGTTCCGGGATAAGCATACATCCCTGATAAGCCGGCATCGATTGCTCCCTGAGCCAAAGCCTCATCTCCCATTAACAATTTCTTCATAAATAACCTGATTTAGTTCGCAACAGTTAGTTCTGGCAAAGCTATTACCCGTAATTAAATTAAACTGTAAGGATAATATCTCTCAAATATATAACGTTTATGAAAATGAAAACAAGTTTTGATCAAAAATTTTTCTATAAATACTTAAAATTTATCTAGCTTTTAATTCTTGGTCATTTTGATACTTATAAGTCAATAAATAGCAACAAAAAATCACCCTCTACAAATCTTAAAAAGATTGCAGAGGGTGATTTCAAAAAAATGGGTCACATCAAATTATAGCAAAAATTATTTATGCTAAAACAATGACAGTTCCAGTTACTAGAATACGTATTTATTTTCTTCGATTACTTTTCCTGCAATCTTTCTTCTCAACTCAATAACGTTAGGGAAATTAACATATTTTGTAAATCGCTTTAGTCCCATTAACATCATACGTTGTTCATCTCCTTCTGCTATAGAAATAACGGCTTCTCTACCTGCGGTAGATATTTTCTCTACGGCATTAAACAAGTTTAATCTTGCCATAGCAACCTGATACTCTGTAGCATTTTCTCCATTTTTTAATGCTAGTTTTTCAGCTCTTAACACAGCAGATTCTGCTACGTAAATTTCAATGATCATATCAGAAACATACATCAACAACTCTTGATGATCATTAAGATCCATACCGTATTTCTCAACTGCTTTACCGGCAATCATCAATGCAGCTTTCTTAAGTTTAGTTATAAGCTCTTTTTCTTCAGAGAATAAAACTGAATAATCCGGTGTGTCAAATGAAGGAATAGACATCAGTTCTGAAGCAACTTTCATTGCAGGTCCCATCAAATCAATATCGCCTTTCATTGCCTTTCTAAGAAGCATACCTACAACCAACATACGGTTAATTTCATTAGTACCCTCATAAATACGGGCAATACGGGCATCACGCCATGCAGCTTCAACCGGTGCATCAGAAGAGAATCCCATACCTCCATATATCTGTATTGCCTCATCTGACGACATTTGAACTGCCTCTGATGCGTAAACTTTCATAATAGATGCTTCTACGGCAAATTCCTCAACTCCTTTTAGTTTAGATTCCTGAGGTGACATTCCACCAGCTTCCAATTCAGCAATTTTATCTTCTATATCCTGTCCCGCTCTATAAGTACCTGCTTCAGATACCCATGCAGCAGTAGCCATATCGGCTATTTTATTTTTAATTGCACCAAAGCTTGAAATTGGCACTTTAAACTGGAATCTCTCATTGGCATATGTTACTCCGTGATTTACCAGTCTTTTTTGAGAATCTAAACAAGCAGCAGCAAGTTTAATACGTCCTACATTTAACGAGTTCATAGCAATTTTAAAACCATTCCCTCTCACAGAAAGCATTGCTGATGCAGGAACTTCCGTTTCATCAAAATAAACCTGACGTGTAGATGAAGACTTAATACCTAATTTATGTTCTTCTTCTCCAAACGTTATTCCATTCGGATTATCTTTATCGTAATCAACTATAAATCCGGTAATGTTTTTATCGTTTTCGATACGGGCAAATACAATAAACATCTGAGCAAAACCTGCGTTTGAAATCCACATTTTACCACCGGTAATTTTATAGGTATCCGTTTCAGGATTATAAACAGCTTTTGTTTTTCCCGAATTTGCATCCGATCCTGCTCCCGGTTCAGTTAAAGCATAGGCTCCAATCCATTCACCTGACCCTAATTTTGGAAGATAATACATTCTTTGCTCCTCTGTTCCATAAAGTAATATTGGAAGAGTACCAATTCCTGTATGAGCTCCATAAGCTGTTGAAAAAGATCCCGTTGTTCCGGAAAGCTTATCCGTTACCAGCATAGCAGTATTGAATCCCATATTAAGACCTTCATATTTTTCGGGAGTAGTAATCCCTAGAAAACCCATTTCTCCGGCCTTTTTCATAAGCTCCTCTACTAAGGCATAATCCTTTTGCTCAAAACGTTCTCTTTTGGGAACTATTTCCTTATCTACAAATTCTGTAGCAGCCGAAGCCATCATTTGCTGTTCTTCTGAAAATTCTTCAGCAATAAATATCTGCTCTGCTTTGGCGTCCTTTACAAGGAATTCGCCACCTTTCATTTTATATATTTCCTTTGTTTCCATTTAATTTACTTTTAAGTTCTTTAGAGAGAGAAAGAAAGAAGAGTGTAATTGTTATTGGTTAACATATTTTCAGAATTTTACATTTCTGATGATAATACTTTCTCTTCTTTCTAATTCTCCGCTAATGGTACTAATAATAACTAATAACAATATTTATAACATTTCAAAAATTCCTGCAGCTCCCTGTCCGGTTCCTACACACATGGTTACCATACCGTATTTAGCATCACGGCGTTTTAACTCATTAAATAACTGAACCGACAATTTAGCTCCGGTACAACCAAGCGGGTGCCCCATAGCAATTGCTCCACCATTTACATTCACTATATCCGGATTAAGATCTAACTCTCTTACTACGGCTATAGATTGTGAAGCAAAAGCCTCATTAAGCTCTATAAGTTCTATATCATTTTGTTTCATTCCGGCCAGTTTCAATGCTTTAGGAATTGCAGCAGTGGGACCAATACCCATTAAACTCGGTTCTACCCCTGCAGCGGCATAATTCACTAACCTTGCGATTGGCTCGAGATTGAGTTCTTTCATAACTTTTTCCGAAACAACTAAAACAAAAGCAGCCCCATCACTCATTTGAGAAGAATTACCAGCTGTTACTGATCCTCCGGCTGCAAATACAGGTCTAAGTTTATTTAATACAGCAGTATTTGTTCCTGCACGCGGCCCCTGGTCGGTATCAACTACATATTGAGATGTTACCTTTTTGCCATCATCATCCAAATAAACATGATCTACGTTTATGGGTACTATCTCATCTTTGAACTTTCCATCTTTAATCGCTGCCAGGGCTTTCATGTGAGAATTAAATGCAAATTCATCCTGATCCTCCCTGCTAACATTATATTTATTTGCAACAGCTTCTGCCGTAATTCCCATTCCCCAATAATAACTTGGATTTTTCTTCGCCAAATTATACTCAGGAACCGGTTTGTATCCACCCATTGGGATATATGACATGCTTTCGCTACCTCCGGCAATAATAATATCTGCCATTCCGGCCTTTATTTTTGCCGATGCCATGGCTATGGTTTCTATACCTGATGCACAATATCTGTTTACCGTTACACCGGGAACATCAATAGTATCTAGCCCCATCAACGATATTAAACGCCCCATATTTAATCCTTGTTCGGCTTCAGGCATTGCGTTACCTACAATTACGTCATCAATTCGATTAACGTCTAAATCCGGAACTGTATCCATCATGTGTTTAATGGTTTCGGCAGCCAACTCGTCCGGTCTTTTGAAACGGAATACTCCCTTTGGAGCTTTACCTACCGCAGTTCTATATGCTTTAACAATATATGCTTCTGTCATGATCTTAGTTTCTTAGAGGTTTACCTTTTTGTAACATGTGTTGAATACGCTCAAGAGTTTTCTTCTCTGTTGTTAACGACAAGAAAGCTTCTCTTTCCAAATCAAGTAGATATTGTTCCGAAACAAGAGTTTTTTCAGATAAATCTCCTCCTGCCATTACATAGGCAAGTTTATCTGCCATTTTTCTGTCGTGTTCCGAAATATATTTTGAAGCCTGCATTCCATCAGTTCCCACATAGAACATACCTAATGCCTGTCGTCCAAGAACTTTAATATCTTTACGTTTGGCAGGTTGAGTATACCCGTCTTCTGCCATTAAAATTGCATGACGTTTGGCTGTAGCAATTTGACGATCTTTATTTAATACAATATGATCTCTACCCTGTTTTAGGAACCCTAAATCAAAAGCTTCATGACCCGAAGTAGCAACCTTTGCCATTCCAATTGCAAGGAAGGCTTCCTGAAGAACATTTACTTCAACATCTCCCGGTTTGAAAGTATCGGCAGCTCTCAATGCTAATTCTTTAGTTCCCCCTCCGCCGGGAATAAGTCCTACACCAAACTCTACAAGACCAATGTAAGTTTCTGCAGCAGCAATAACCTTATCTGCGTGAAGAGTAAGTTCGGCTCCACCTCCAAATGTCATTCCGTGAGGTGCAGCGATAACAGGAATTGATGAATATCTAACACGCATCATTGTATCCTGGAATTGACGGATAGCCATGTTAAGCTCATCATACTCCTGTTCAATGGCCATCATGAAAATCATAGCAAGATTTGCTCCTACCGAGAAATTTTCACCCTGATTACCAATTACAAGTCCACGGAAATCTTTTTCGGCTAACTCTATACCTTTTTGAATTCCCTGAAGTACCTCTCCTCCTATTGAATTCATTTTCGATGTGAATTCAACGTTTAATATTCCATCTCCTAAATCGTGAATAACTGACCCTGAATTCTCCCAGACAGTAGATGTAGGTCTGGTGTGATCCAAAATAATGTAGTTTTCTAACCCGGGAATAATTTTATTTTCTTTGGCAGGAATGTCATAGTAAGATGCTGTTCCTTTATCAATAGTATAGAACGACTTCTGACCGGAAGCTACCATATCGTAAACCCACTGAGCAGGTTTCTTTCCTTCTGCTTCCATCATGGCAATCCCCTTCTCTACTCCTATAGCATCCCAAACCTGAAATGGTCCGTGTTGCCATCCGAATCCGGCTTTCATACCATCATCTATTTTGTACAACTCATCTGAAATTTCAGGAATACGGTTAGAAACGTATTGGAATAATCCGGAGAATGTTTTTCTATAAAATTCGCCTGCCTTATCCTTTCCTTTTACCAGTACTTTGAAACGATCAATAACTTTATCTATAGTCTTTGTCATTTCCAAAGTAGCGAACTTAGGACGAATTTTTGATCGATATTCAAGAGTATTAAGGTCTAAAGAAAGTATTTCTTTCTTACCACTCTCATTTTTAACTTTTTTATAAAATCCCTGATTGGTTTTTGATCCCAACCAGTTATTATCCATCATTGCTTGGATATATTCCGGAATTGCAAACAAATCGTGTGCTTCATCATCAGGAACCCCATTGTAGAGACCATTTGCAACATGAACAAGAGTATCGAGCCCTACTACATCAACCGTACGGAAAGTAGCAGATTTTGCACGTCCAATAACCGGACCTGTTAATTTATCTACTTCCTCAATTGTCATCCCCATTTCATTAACTACATGGAACAATTCCATGATGCTATAAATTCCGACACGGTTTGCTATAAATGCAGGGGTATCTTTAGCTAAAACTGATGTTTTCCCAAGATACTGATCACCATAATTCATCAGGAATTCAGTGATTTCAGGATCAGTTTCCGGAGTTGGGATTACTTCAAAGAGTTTTAGATAACGCGGTGGATTAAAAAAGTGAGTTCCAACGAAGTGTTTTCTGAAGTCTTCATCTCTACCCTCTATCATTTTGTGAATAGGAATACCTGATGTATTTGAGGTAATTAAAGTTCCGGGTGTTCGATATTTAACAACATTGTCTAAAACAATCTTTTTAATATCCAGCCTTTCTACTACAACTTCCATTACCCAATCAGCATCCTTGATTTTTGGCATATCATCATCAAAATTACCTGTTTCAATTAACGAGGCAAATTCCTTTTTGTAGATAGGCGAAGGTTTAGCTTTAAGTGTAGCTGTTAGCGCAGCATTAACAATTCGGTTTCTCACAACCTTGTCCTCAAGGGAGAGTCCTTTGGCTTTTTCTTTGTCATCAAGCTCACGAGGTACGATGTCGAGAAGCAAAACTTCCACACCGATATTGGCAAAATGACACGCAATACGCGATCCCATGATTCCGGAACCAAGTATTGCTACTTTTTTAATTGCACGATTCATCTGTTTATAATTTGATTTTAATGGTTAGACGAAACTCCTTAATTAAAGTAATTCT
The sequence above is drawn from the Bacteroidota bacterium genome and encodes:
- a CDS encoding acyl-CoA dehydrogenase family protein, giving the protein METKEIYKMKGGEFLVKDAKAEQIFIAEEFSEEQQMMASAATEFVDKEIVPKRERFEQKDYALVEELMKKAGEMGFLGITTPEKYEGLNMGFNTAMLVTDKLSGTTGSFSTAYGAHTGIGTLPILLYGTEEQRMYYLPKLGSGEWIGAYALTEPGAGSDANSGKTKAVYNPETDTYKITGGKMWISNAGFAQMFIVFARIENDKNITGFIVDYDKDNPNGITFGEEEHKLGIKSSSTRQVYFDETEVPASAMLSVRGNGFKIAMNSLNVGRIKLAAACLDSQKRLVNHGVTYANERFQFKVPISSFGAIKNKIADMATAAWVSEAGTYRAGQDIEDKIAELEAGGMSPQESKLKGVEEFAVEASIMKVYASEAVQMSSDEAIQIYGGMGFSSDAPVEAAWRDARIARIYEGTNEINRMLVVGMLLRKAMKGDIDLMGPAMKVASELMSIPSFDTPDYSVLFSEEKELITKLKKAALMIAGKAVEKYGMDLNDHQELLMYVSDMIIEIYVAESAVLRAEKLALKNGENATEYQVAMARLNLFNAVEKISTAGREAVISIAEGDEQRMMLMGLKRFTKYVNFPNVIELRRKIAGKVIEENKYVF
- a CDS encoding 3-hydroxyacyl-CoA dehydrogenase/enoyl-CoA hydratase family protein codes for the protein MNRAIKKVAILGSGIMGSRIACHFANIGVEVLLLDIVPRELDDKEKAKGLSLEDKVVRNRIVNAALTATLKAKPSPIYKKEFASLIETGNFDDDMPKIKDADWVMEVVVERLDIKKIVLDNVVKYRTPGTLITSNTSGIPIHKMIEGRDEDFRKHFVGTHFFNPPRYLKLFEVIPTPETDPEITEFLMNYGDQYLGKTSVLAKDTPAFIANRVGIYSIMELFHVVNEMGMTIEEVDKLTGPVIGRAKSATFRTVDVVGLDTLVHVANGLYNGVPDDEAHDLFAIPEYIQAMMDNNWLGSKTNQGFYKKVKNESGKKEILSLDLNTLEYRSKIRPKFATLEMTKTIDKVIDRFKVLVKGKDKAGEFYRKTFSGLFQYVSNRIPEISDELYKIDDGMKAGFGWQHGPFQVWDAIGVEKGIAMMEAEGKKPAQWVYDMVASGQKSFYTIDKGTASYYDIPAKENKIIPGLENYIILDHTRPTSTVWENSGSVIHDLGDGILNVEFTSKMNSIGGEVLQGIQKGIELAEKDFRGLVIGNQGENFSVGANLAMIFMMAIEQEYDELNMAIRQFQDTMMRVRYSSIPVIAAPHGMTFGGGAELTLHADKVIAAAETYIGLVEFGVGLIPGGGGTKELALRAADTFKPGDVEVNVLQEAFLAIGMAKVATSGHEAFDLGFLKQGRDHIVLNKDRQIATAKRHAILMAEDGYTQPAKRKDIKVLGRQALGMFYVGTDGMQASKYISEHDRKMADKLAYVMAGGDLSEKTLVSEQYLLDLEREAFLSLTTEKKTLERIQHMLQKGKPLRN
- a CDS encoding acetyl-CoA C-acyltransferase; translation: MTEAYIVKAYRTAVGKAPKGVFRFKRPDELAAETIKHMMDTVPDLDVNRIDDVIVGNAMPEAEQGLNMGRLISLMGLDTIDVPGVTVNRYCASGIETIAMASAKIKAGMADIIIAGGSESMSYIPMGGYKPVPEYNLAKKNPSYYWGMGITAEAVANKYNVSREDQDEFAFNSHMKALAAIKDGKFKDEIVPINVDHVYLDDDGKKVTSQYVVDTDQGPRAGTNTAVLNKLRPVFAAGGSVTAGNSSQMSDGAAFVLVVSEKVMKELNLEPIARLVNYAAAGVEPSLMGIGPTAAIPKALKLAGMKQNDIELIELNEAFASQSIAVVRELDLNPDIVNVNGGAIAMGHPLGCTGAKLSVQLFNELKRRDAKYGMVTMCVGTGQGAAGIFEML
- a CDS encoding thiamine pyrophosphate-dependent enzyme, with translation MKKLLMGDEALAQGAIDAGLSGMYAYPGTPSTEIMEYIQHSNEAKGLKIHMTWSSNEKTSMEAALGMSYAGKRAMVAMKHVGLNVAADAFINSAITGVNGGLVVVSADDPSMHSSQNEQDSRFYGKFAQIPILEPSNQQEAYEMVIYGFELSEKLKVPVLLRITTRLAHSRAGVETIEKRRVQNDVTLPEDPNQFILLPSIARMQYKELLGKFDNFIDHSEESPYNQYFEGKDKSKGVIACGITYNYLMENFPEGIDFPLLKITQYPMPRKKVEHIMSECDEVIVLEDGYPMIEELLKGYLGNEHINGRLDGTLPRAGELNPNIVGKAFGFVTEEIDVPGVVEKRLPAMCVGCGHIDAYNALNVAMEEYGKGKVFADIGCYTLGAYEPFNAISSCVDMGASITMAKGAADAGLTPAVAVIGDSTFTHSGMTGLLDAVKDSSNITVVISDNFTTGMTGGQDSNALGKIEDICRGIGVDEEHIRIFKPLAKNHDEMVRIMKEEISYNGVSVVIPRRQCVRTIKNKKLSEEIKKLGLN